One window of Trifolium pratense cultivar HEN17-A07 linkage group LG5, ARS_RC_1.1, whole genome shotgun sequence genomic DNA carries:
- the LOC123883020 gene encoding RING-H2 finger protein ATL48-like has product MGSNSEPAFEDFLQEKKRVRNPYVPVGALITAGVLTAGLISFRRGNSQLGQKLMRARVVVQGATVALMVGTAYYYGDNPWQQTK; this is encoded by the exons atgggtAGTAATTCGGAACCCGCTTTTGAAGATTTTCTTCAAGAGAAGAAGCGCGTTAGGAACCCTTACGTTCCCGTAG GCGCACTTATTACTGCCGGCGTACTAACGGCTGGTTTAATCAGCTTTAGACGAGGTAATTCTCAATTAGGCCAGAAGTTAATGAGGGCTCGTGTGGTTGTCCAAGGTGCTACAGTGGCGCTAATGGTTGGCACTGCCTATTATTATGGAGACAATCCTTGgcaacaaacaaaataa